In the genome of Ktedonobacteraceae bacterium, one region contains:
- a CDS encoding GNAT family N-acetyltransferase, with protein sequence MEPLTVHQMSKERAMEVFLETERMLLRHFTEADVDHLVDLDSDPEVMRFLTGGIPTSREAIQDDILPAFLRSYELYPGFGVFAAIEKERGEFLGWFSFRPKVAMSRDEVALGYRLRRSLWGQGYATEGARALIRLGFTEWGVQRVVATTYQDNLASRRVMEKAGLSLVRTYRMTMEELQANDSTAHDPSEVLWDGDDVEYALRKADWEQQEGASDLTHTSGSRVAQSEVPSRERGLEW encoded by the coding sequence ATGGAGCCATTAACAGTTCACCAGATGAGCAAGGAGCGAGCAATGGAGGTCTTCCTGGAAACCGAGCGGATGTTGTTGCGTCACTTTACCGAGGCTGATGTAGACCACCTGGTCGATCTTGACAGCGATCCCGAGGTCATGCGCTTTCTTACCGGTGGTATTCCCACCTCCCGCGAGGCAATCCAGGACGACATTCTGCCCGCGTTCCTGCGCTCCTACGAGCTGTATCCCGGCTTTGGCGTCTTCGCGGCTATCGAGAAGGAACGCGGGGAATTCCTGGGCTGGTTCAGCTTTCGACCGAAGGTTGCAATGAGTCGCGACGAGGTCGCACTTGGCTACCGGCTGCGGCGCTCCTTGTGGGGCCAGGGCTATGCCACCGAGGGAGCGCGTGCGTTGATTCGCCTCGGCTTCACTGAGTGGGGCGTACAGCGTGTCGTTGCCACGACCTACCAGGATAACCTGGCCTCCCGTCGCGTCATGGAAAAGGCAGGCCTTTCGCTGGTGCGAACCTACCGCATGACGATGGAGGAACTGCAGGCCAATGACAGCACCGCCCACGATCCATCGGAGGTGCTTTGGGATGGTGACGATGTTGAATACGCGCTGCGAAAGGCCGACTGGGAGCAGCAGGAAGGAGCTTCAGACCTTACTCATACTTCGGGGTCCAGAGTTGCTCAATCGGAAGTTCCCAGCCGGGAAAGAGGTCTGGAATGGTAA
- a CDS encoding Uma2 family endonuclease, protein MAMSFHDVERLQAFYPYNKIELREGKLTIMSLSDYVSSEIGVRFIVFLSNWVYKHNAGRIADASAGFRMPNGDLLSPDVSFVSRDRLKQAPRSYAAVVPELIVEIKSSTDRLRELEQKIALFIQQGVQVGLLIDPDKHTVRVYRADSLRKDAEGEEDIFPISILQNGDTLTIPDLFPGWELPIEQLWTPKYE, encoded by the coding sequence ATGGCAATGAGCTTCCATGACGTAGAAAGGCTTCAAGCTTTCTACCCATACAACAAAATCGAATTGCGAGAAGGAAAACTGACTATTATGAGTCTTTCAGACTATGTATCTAGCGAAATTGGAGTTCGATTTATTGTATTTTTAAGCAACTGGGTTTATAAGCACAACGCTGGACGAATTGCCGATGCAAGCGCAGGTTTCCGCATGCCCAATGGAGACTTGCTTTCACCTGATGTTTCGTTTGTTTCACGCGATCGACTTAAACAAGCACCGCGCTCCTATGCGGCTGTCGTCCCTGAACTAATCGTCGAGATCAAATCAAGTACAGACCGCCTTCGCGAACTTGAACAGAAGATCGCTTTGTTCATACAGCAGGGAGTTCAAGTTGGCCTGCTCATTGATCCAGATAAGCATACCGTCCGCGTCTATCGAGCTGATTCACTCAGGAAAGATGCCGAGGGGGAAGAAGACATTTTTCCGATCAGTATTTTGCAAAACGGCGACACTCTTACCATTCCAGACCTCTTTCCCGGCTGGGAACTTCCGATTGAGCAACTCTGGACCCCGAAGTATGAGTAA
- a CDS encoding DUF1326 domain-containing protein: MTTTAPRTIQLIGSVFAAQACSCPCDPCVCGDHCTCKGAESYLGPRWRFVGDHIESGTASGIDVSQRTLLNLAQTASENSADWHETILIDDGATPEQVNALLATFQQRQGSEVAHTNRLPATERPVYLVPMRYTTAEGRNILSVTFSPERSRLMQGDRSTPFFKEWTYNGHVAVQQPLEQWNY, encoded by the coding sequence ATGACAACAACAGCACCACGTACCATACAGCTAATCGGGTCTGTGTTTGCGGCACAGGCATGCTCCTGTCCTTGCGATCCATGCGTTTGTGGAGACCATTGTACCTGCAAGGGCGCGGAGAGCTATCTTGGACCGCGTTGGAGATTTGTCGGTGACCACATCGAATCGGGCACCGCCTCTGGAATAGATGTCTCTCAGAGAACCCTGCTCAATCTGGCGCAGACTGCCAGTGAAAACTCCGCCGATTGGCATGAGACCATCCTGATCGATGATGGAGCCACGCCAGAGCAGGTGAATGCCTTGCTCGCGACATTTCAGCAGCGGCAAGGAAGTGAAGTCGCTCATACGAATCGCCTGCCTGCTACCGAGCGACCTGTATACCTCGTTCCCATGCGTTATACGACTGCCGAGGGGCGGAACATTCTCTCTGTCACTTTTTCGCCAGAGCGCAGCCGTCTCATGCAAGGAGATAGATCCACGCCTTTCTTCAAGGAATGGACCTATAATGGCCACGTCGCCGTTCAACAACCGCTTGAGCAGTGGAACTATTGA
- a CDS encoding ABC transporter substrate-binding protein: protein MTPKALPGPSSGLKIKFTAVPFSLLVIFMLILSACGSSGSTNNSGGKSILKVAAQSYDFAQSGWNPYNGHPNAGVLGLVYETLYFVNVNDGSFTPMLATNYAWSNNNTTVTFTIRQGVKWNDNKPFTANDVAFTFNAMKQYPAADTNGVWSYLSSVTAPDANTVVMNFQKAYPPELVTIAGHVYIIPQHIFANVGDPTKYLTDHPVGTGPFTLTKYQPSLAVFDKNPNYWQAGRVKVDEVQFPEYKDNSTLALALPRGDIDWAGYFSPTLKQDFVDKDPTHNHLFMDAINLYSICVNQRDPVVGGTAGLPVRLALSYALDRSAIAAQATAGLEPPGSITGLVLPTAQNWLAPQYASLPTTADTATAEKYLTDAGYTKGPDGIYQKNGKRLSLTLRSVDSYSDWNAAAQLIASEAKAVGIEIKNTTVGEDNYYTLRTDGKYDYQLMFCGMVGGPTPYYLYNQYLNSNEIGQGKFNFVAWNDPKTDQYLNQYASSTDPTVQKQAIMGIEQIFVQNQPFIPLWTGADYDEYSTAHFTGWPDQSNPYSSGSPNTAPDIEQVVLHLQPA from the coding sequence ATGACTCCCAAGGCTCTCCCCGGTCCGTCTTCAGGGTTGAAGATCAAGTTTACTGCCGTACCATTCTCTCTGCTGGTCATTTTTATGTTGATCCTCTCGGCCTGTGGCAGCAGTGGTTCCACCAACAATTCCGGTGGCAAGTCAATACTCAAAGTAGCTGCCCAGTCCTACGATTTCGCTCAGTCTGGTTGGAATCCATATAATGGTCATCCCAACGCGGGCGTCCTCGGCCTGGTGTATGAAACCCTGTACTTTGTGAACGTGAATGATGGTTCGTTCACGCCGATGCTGGCCACCAATTATGCGTGGAGCAACAACAATACAACGGTCACCTTCACAATTCGTCAGGGTGTCAAATGGAACGACAACAAGCCGTTTACAGCTAATGATGTCGCGTTTACTTTCAATGCGATGAAACAGTATCCGGCTGCGGATACCAACGGCGTCTGGAGCTATCTCAGCAGCGTGACGGCGCCCGATGCCAATACTGTAGTGATGAATTTCCAGAAGGCTTATCCGCCTGAATTGGTGACGATTGCCGGGCACGTGTACATCATTCCACAGCACATTTTTGCCAACGTAGGCGACCCGACCAAGTATCTCACCGACCATCCTGTCGGTACCGGTCCATTCACTCTGACTAAGTACCAACCATCCCTGGCAGTGTTCGACAAGAATCCGAACTACTGGCAGGCCGGCAGGGTCAAAGTAGATGAGGTTCAGTTCCCGGAGTATAAAGATAACTCGACCCTGGCGCTGGCGCTGCCAAGGGGTGATATCGATTGGGCCGGGTACTTCTCGCCCACGCTCAAGCAGGATTTCGTAGACAAAGACCCAACGCATAATCACCTCTTCATGGATGCCATCAACCTCTATTCCATCTGTGTCAACCAGCGTGATCCGGTGGTTGGCGGCACAGCTGGCCTGCCGGTTCGCCTGGCGCTCAGCTACGCCCTTGACCGCAGCGCGATCGCGGCGCAGGCGACTGCCGGCCTGGAACCTCCGGGCAGCATCACAGGCCTGGTACTTCCTACCGCCCAGAACTGGCTGGCCCCCCAGTATGCCAGCCTGCCCACAACAGCTGACACTGCCACAGCAGAAAAGTACCTGACCGATGCAGGTTACACGAAAGGTCCTGATGGCATCTACCAGAAAAACGGTAAGCGATTATCGCTCACGCTGCGAAGCGTTGACAGCTATTCAGACTGGAATGCGGCGGCGCAATTGATCGCTTCCGAAGCCAAAGCGGTTGGCATCGAAATCAAAAATACGACGGTTGGCGAAGACAATTACTATACCCTGCGCACCGATGGCAAGTATGACTACCAGTTGATGTTCTGTGGTATGGTGGGTGGTCCTACACCGTACTACCTGTACAATCAGTACCTGAACAGCAATGAGATCGGCCAGGGCAAATTCAACTTTGTAGCCTGGAACGATCCTAAGACCGATCAGTACCTGAACCAGTACGCTTCAAGCACTGATCCGACTGTGCAAAAGCAGGCTATCATGGGCATCGAGCAGATTTTCGTGCAGAACCAGCCGTTCATCCCGTTGTGGACCGGAGCTGACTACGATGAGTACAGCACTGCTCACTTCACCGGCTGGCCCGACCAGAGCAACCCATATTCCAGCGGCAGCCCGAACACTGCCCCTGATATCGAACAGGTTGTCCTGCACCTGCAGCCCGCGTGA
- a CDS encoding ABC transporter permease: MRHVIRRFLFYVCAVWIAITLDFFIPRLAPGDPVAALVGKMSTKGYVTPQMQQTLAAMFGLNTHDPLWLQYFKYLGNLLHGNLGVSIQYFPTPVAALIKQDIGWSIMLGGVAVIISFTLGCLFGIITAWKRGSALDTFLSPAMNFLSAIPYFWLALFTLFIFAYTLNWFPLAGGYDAADLNPGWSFDFISSAIQYAFLPALTLVISSLAGWMLTMRNSMITTLSEDYVLMAKAKGLSEGRVMFRYAARNAVLPNITGFAIAIGAIVGGQLLTEMVFSYPGIGYALLQAVNQQDYAMVQGVFLIITLAVLGANFLADLLYAFLDPRVRVERSV, from the coding sequence ATGCGTCATGTGATCCGCCGCTTTTTGTTCTATGTTTGTGCAGTCTGGATAGCGATCACACTCGATTTTTTCATCCCACGCCTGGCGCCCGGTGATCCTGTCGCGGCGCTGGTGGGGAAGATGTCGACCAAGGGCTACGTTACCCCGCAGATGCAGCAGACGCTCGCGGCCATGTTTGGCCTGAACACGCACGATCCCTTGTGGCTGCAATACTTCAAATATCTTGGCAATTTGCTGCACGGCAACCTGGGCGTTTCCATTCAATATTTCCCCACGCCCGTCGCGGCGCTCATCAAGCAAGATATCGGCTGGTCAATCATGCTGGGCGGAGTCGCCGTTATCATCAGCTTTACCCTCGGCTGTCTGTTTGGCATCATTACTGCCTGGAAACGCGGCTCCGCTCTGGATACATTTCTCTCACCTGCCATGAATTTTCTCTCTGCCATTCCTTACTTCTGGCTGGCGCTCTTTACGCTCTTTATCTTCGCCTATACGCTGAACTGGTTCCCGCTGGCCGGCGGCTACGACGCGGCGGACCTCAATCCTGGCTGGTCGTTTGATTTTATCAGCAGCGCCATCCAGTATGCCTTCCTGCCTGCTTTGACGCTGGTCATTTCTTCGCTGGCCGGCTGGATGCTGACGATGCGCAATTCGATGATTACGACGCTTTCCGAAGACTACGTCCTGATGGCGAAGGCCAAAGGATTATCCGAGGGCCGCGTAATGTTCCGCTATGCAGCTCGCAATGCTGTCCTGCCCAATATTACCGGCTTCGCAATCGCCATTGGCGCGATTGTCGGCGGGCAGTTGCTCACCGAAATGGTGTTCTCGTATCCCGGCATTGGATACGCGCTGCTGCAGGCCGTGAACCAGCAGGATTATGCAATGGTGCAGGGCGTCTTCCTGATTATTACGCTGGCCGTGCTGGGCGCGAACTTTCTGGCCGATCTGTTGTATGCCTTCCTCGATCCACGAGTGCGTGTGGAAAGGAGCGTCTGA
- a CDS encoding ABC transporter permease — MQIQEVPGKAGEPVASSLPVALLPGDTLQARILRVPLATWRAMTSSPRVAVGSAIVGIFILVGLFGPFFAPYNPDATSNLFIASPSASHWLGTTVVGQDIFSQLIYATRTSVFWGLGTGVLVTLLSVLVGMVGGYVGGVMDDVLTLLTNVSLVLPALPLAIVLAAYFPRGPLTISLVIVVTNWAWQARVLRSQTLSMRSREFVTAAHASGERPWRIIFFEIFPNEIGLVVAGFVSTTIYVILTWAALEFLGLGDGTIPSWGGMLYWAQQAGALGGGLWWWFIPPGACIAILGAGLSLINFGIDEIADPRLRPERPKKLAKHRKAVA; from the coding sequence ATGCAAATTCAAGAAGTACCCGGCAAAGCAGGAGAGCCGGTAGCATCTTCCCTACCGGTGGCACTTCTACCCGGTGATACACTGCAAGCTCGCATCCTGCGTGTGCCGCTGGCCACCTGGCGCGCGATGACTTCAAGCCCCAGGGTTGCGGTAGGTAGCGCGATTGTCGGCATCTTCATCCTGGTTGGACTCTTTGGGCCATTCTTCGCGCCTTACAATCCTGATGCGACATCAAACCTGTTCATCGCCTCTCCTTCCGCGTCGCACTGGCTCGGCACCACCGTTGTCGGGCAGGATATCTTCAGCCAGTTGATTTATGCCACGCGCACCAGCGTCTTCTGGGGGTTGGGAACCGGAGTGCTGGTCACGTTGCTCTCGGTGCTGGTCGGTATGGTTGGCGGCTATGTTGGCGGTGTGATGGATGACGTGTTGACGTTGCTCACCAATGTCTCGCTGGTGCTGCCCGCGCTTCCCCTGGCGATTGTGCTGGCGGCCTATTTCCCGCGTGGCCCATTGACGATCTCCCTGGTAATCGTCGTTACCAACTGGGCCTGGCAGGCGCGAGTGCTGCGTTCGCAAACGCTGTCGATGCGCAGCCGCGAATTCGTCACTGCTGCCCATGCCAGTGGAGAACGTCCCTGGCGTATCATCTTCTTCGAGATATTCCCCAATGAGATCGGCCTGGTCGTCGCGGGTTTTGTCAGCACCACTATCTATGTGATACTCACCTGGGCGGCGCTGGAATTCCTCGGCCTCGGCGACGGTACGATTCCCAGCTGGGGCGGCATGCTCTACTGGGCGCAGCAGGCCGGGGCGCTTGGTGGTGGCCTCTGGTGGTGGTTCATTCCCCCTGGCGCCTGCATCGCCATCCTGGGTGCGGGCCTCTCGCTCATCAACTTCGGCATTGATGAAATCGCTGACCCGCGCCTGCGTCCAGAACGTCCCAAAAAACTGGCAAAACACAGGAAAGCTGTGGCATAA